GCCCGTCCCTGGATCCACGATGAGCGGCTGTCCTCTCAGGTGCAGCTCGAAGGACAGCTTGTCGTTGTGGCTGTGCCCGCCCACCCCGCGCTGTCCCTGCCGACCCGCGCTGACGGTGACCACGGCCTCGGCTCCGCGCAACACGTGGAAGCCACCTTCCGGAAAGCTGACCGAGGAAGGAGGCGCGGCGGGAGGCAGCGACTGGAACCGCTCCAGCCCCGGCCGCCCCAGCAGCCACGCCGCCTCGTCCGGGAAGTCCCCTCCCGCCAGCGACGGCTCGCCGAAGAGCGCCGCCCCGAGCGGACTCAGGTAGCCATGCTCCAGATCCGCGCGCTCCCTCAACGGGAAGACACGGCCGGAGTCGTTGTCGCCAATCTGCGGCGCCAGCCCCTGCTCGGAGCACCACGCGCGCGTGGCCTGGAACATCCGCACCAGCCGCTCCGAATAGCCCTTCCCCAGGTCCACGCCCGCCCCGAGCGCCACCACCTGCGCCAGGGTGAACAGCTCCACCGCGAGCCGGTGGTACGGCGTGGAGCCCTCGAACGAGGTGCCCTCCGCGTGCACCTGCGCCTCCATCTGCGCGCGCAGGCCCTTCACCGCGAGCCCCACCTGACGCGGCGCGCCCGGCAGCTCCGGGAAGAGCAGACCCACCAACAGCAGGCCCACGTAGTTGGAGACGAGGTGGTTGTTGGGCACGGCGCCCCGATCCTCGAGGTGCGCCTCCACCCAGTCCGCGTGCTCGGCGAGCGCGCTCAGCACGGGCACGAGGAACTCGGGGCGCTGGATCTCCGGCGCCTCCGCGAACATGGCGAGCGCCTGCGCGAGGTTGGCCGCACGCAGCGCCACCTCCATGGGACACGCCCACTGCACCCCGTGCCCCAGCGGGTTGGCCTGGAGGAAGTCGAGCGTCTGCAGCACGAAGCCCCGCGCGTAGCGGGCCCGCGCCGCCGGCTCCTGCTCCACCCAGTAGCCCTGGGCCAGCGCCACCAGGCTGTCGAGCCGCCCCAGCACCCACGGGTACTTCGGATCCGAGCCGGGCCGCAGCAGCCGCAGCTGCTCCACCGGCTCCAGCGGATAGCGGTAGCCACTCAGTGGATCCAGCGACCAGTCCACCGGCCGCCCCTCACCGAAGGCCACACGCGTACCGAAGACCATGAACTCCTGGAAGAGCGCCGCCTGGGCCCGCTCGAGGGCCCGCTCCCGCGCGCCCGGCACCGCCTCGAGCGCCTGGAGCACGGACCGTCGCTGCTGACCCTCACACCAGATGCCGGTGTTGCGCGTCTCCAGGAACCGGCTCGCCAGCTCCTGGGCGGAGGTGGCGCCGTACGCCTGGAGCAGCCGCAGCTCGTCCACCGGATACCGGCGACGGTAGAGAGCCTGCCTCGCCACGCCCTGCACCCGCCGCACCGCGCTGCGAGCCACCGCCGCGGGAGCGAGTCGAACCAGCGCTGTGTAGTAATCGAAAGTCCCCATCCGCCCCTTCCACCGTCCTGCCCACCCGTTAGCAATCGCCCGGCCACCCAGAACCCATTGATGTTGCTGGAGTCCGCTCAGCCACCGGTCGCGGATGACAGTAAAAAGTCCAGCGCTCGCGGTACCTGATGGGTAAGTCGCTTCTTTGTAGGGTGGAGATCACTCCAGAGCGTGGGAAGCGTTGCGCCCGTGAAGAGGCATGCGCATTCCTGTCGCCGTGCGTGGCCAAGCGTTGAGTGGACGGCATCCCGAGAAAATTCCAGGGACCGTAGAGGCGGAGCGGGTGATGTCGGCGGTGGCCGAGCATGCCCTCAGGGACGGTGCGCTCGCGGGGCTGGAGGCGCTGATGAACGAAGCGCTGCGGCTCACGGGCGTAGCGGGCATCGCGCTGCATGAGGGGCGCGTGCGGATCGCGGAGGCGGGCCTGCGGCCTCCTCCTCCTTCCAGGTCCCGAGCCGTTCAAGCGCTCCCCGTGGGGGACGGGCGCGCGACGCTCGCCATCCTCTCTGAGAGGATCAGCGCGGAGCAGCAGGAGCTGCTGACGCGGATCGCCCGTCTCGCGGGCACGCTCCTGGTGGCGCGCCGGCGCGAGGTCGCCACACAGACACGACAGCTCCAGCTCTGCCAGGAGCGGCGGAAGCTCGAGCGGGAGCTGACGTATCGCGAGTGCGCTCGCTCACGGGCCTCTCACGATCTCCGGACGCCGCTGCTCGTCATCAAGGGCTACCTGGAGATGATGCGCAAGGGCATGGCGGGTCCGCTCTCGCCCACCATGGAGCGCTACGCCGAGCGCATGGCCAGCTCGGCCCAGGACATGAACACGCTCATCGTGCAGCAGCTCTCGCGAGGGGGCGCTCCCGAGGACCTGCTCTGCCTGCTGACGGATGCCTTCGAGCCGCTGAAGAAGACCCAGAACATCTCCCTGAGCCTGGAGTGCGCGGCGCAGTCGGTGCCCGTGCGAGGCCCCGGCCCCGTGCTGGCGCAGCTGGCGAGGATGCTGGCACGGGATGTGAGCGCCACGCGCGCACGGGCAGTGAGCGTGAAGCTCGACCCGCAGGAGAAGCTGGGGATGTGGCGGCTGCGAGTGTCCACCGACAAGCACCGGGCCCTGCCGGCCCGGAAGGTGGCGCGGCTGGAGCACCTCGTCCTCCGCCTGGGAGGCACCCTGTCGATCCAGGACGAGACCCCGTTCGAGCTGCGGGTGCACCTGCCCGCCGTGGGCTTCACCTCGGTCCATCGCTAGCCGGCGCGGCGGCGCTCGGTGGCTGTCGAGCTGCCCTGAGCAGGTCGAGCCTCAGTCCCGGTAGCGCTCGGCCACGCGGTAGAGCTGGGTGAGGGAGCAGTCCAGCAGGGACTGGCACGAGCGCAGGTATTTGTAGGCGCGCACGAAGGGGAGCCAGACCCGCTGGCCCACGCGCACCTGGGCCTCCTCCAGCTTCTTGCGTGGAATCCACTGGCCGCCCAGGTGGCGCACCAGCACCTGCCCCAGGTAGGCGCCCACGCTGGGCACCGCGCGCTGATCGATGAGCTGGCGCTCGAAGATGCGGGGGAAGTCCTCGAACCAGAACTGGAAGTCCAGGTCGGTGAGCGACTCGGGGGTCTGTTTGAAGAGAGCGGGCACCTCGACGTGCCGCATGGCCACCATGTACTCGGCCAGTAGCGCGTAGTGCTCCAGCGCGGCCTGGGGGTCCGGCACGTCCGAGGGCAGAGCGGCGTGCGCGGGCAGCCACTCCTCCGGCTCGGGGGGCGGGTGGGCGTTGAGCTCGGCAATCATCCGCTGGCGCCTGGCCACACTCCTGTGAGCCACCAGGCGCGAGAACAGCGGAGCCACGTCTGGAGAGAAGCGCGGCTCCACCGGGACGAGGGCGGCGTCGCGCGCGTGCAACGAGCGCAGCACGGCGTCGAAGTCCAGCTCCGGGCGTAGGTGTACCAGGGCGCGCGCCTGAGCCTGTCGGGATTCCTCGCTCGTGAAGTCCGCGGCGATGGGCCAGGTCACCAGCAGGATGGAGCCGTTGGGAAGTTCCTCCACCCGGTGGGCCGGCGTGGACAGCATGCGCTCGCGCCCCACCGTCTCTATCAACTGCGGACCGAACACGTTCAGCCAGCACACCTCGTAGATCTTGTCGAACCCATCGCGCCGTGCGGTCTGCTGGTCACGGCCGTAGTAGGGCGCATCCGCCAGTTGCGCATCCGCCCCGCTGTGGGCCGTGCCATGGGACACGGGGTAGTGCGAGGACCAGGCACGCACGAGCTCCACGAACTTCCGGCAATGTTCCTCCTTGCTGAAGAAGGTGAGCGGCTGCACATGGAGGACGACACTCAGCTCCCGCGGCGACGGCTGAACCAAGCAATCGATCGTCATCGCCGCATACGGAGGCGTCGCGTGATTGAGCCCGATGAGCGTCCCGTATTTGTCGCTCTTCTCCGCCCAGGACTTCCAGAGGGCAGCGCGGGTGTACCTGCGGCGGCGCTTGCCCTTGACGAAGTCCGGCATCCACTCCCCGGCGTACTCCTCGAGCGTCTCGAGGAAAGGCGTCAACGCGCGCTCGACATCCATCTGGGAGTCGAAGGTCCCGTTCCAGAAGAGGTCGAGGGTGTCCTCCGTCTCCAGGTCTTTCATCGTCAGAAACTTCATTGAATCCGCGCCTCCACGCCACGAACCTTCGCCGGCAATTGCTTCAGGGCCTTGTCCAAAACCCCGCGTTTCTCCGGCAAGAGTTTCCCACCCTCATAGATGAGGTGGACGCGCTGTACCGCCACACGCTGCCTGAGCGAAGGCCGCCGAATGTCTACCGTCCCCCCGTAAGAGTCCAGGGCTGCCTGGGCATCCGTCCTCACCTGTTCGCCCAGAGGCTCTTCCTCCAACAGGCTGAGGTTGCGGCTCTTGAAGCTGAAGGTGTCCACACGAGGAGCCTGGCCAGCGGGGGGCCGCTCCTCAATGACGAGCACGTCCGCGTAGCGCAGGCCCGGCACGTCTGGCTTGGACACACCCACGTGTGTCTCGATGCGCGGCTGGTGGAAATTCTGGAGCCACTGACGCCGCGCCCGCGGCAGGCGAGCATCCGCGCGCAGCAGTTCCACCATGGCACGCTCGAAGGCCAGCCCCCGGGCGAACGCCCCACGCATCCGCTCGTAGGATTCCCACCGCAGCGGCCCTTTCGTGGCCTGGACCTGCTCCAACTCGACCAGCCGTGACTGGCGGTAGGCTCGGTAGTCCTCCCACAGCGCGTAGCCCTCGGGCACTCCCGGTGGCGGTGAGGACAGTGTGGCGTGCAGTCTCTTCAACAGCGCCACGTCTGCCGGCAGGCGCGGGCCGGAGGCTTCCAGCTCGGCTTCGCGCAGCTTCGCTTCCAGCACCTCCACTCTGAGCCCAGCGGCCTCGTCCACCAGCGAGGCCACTCCGCTCAGAGTTCCACCCGCGGTTCGCTTCGGCTCGGGGGCTGCCGGGTGCTCGGGCCGAGCCTCGGACAGCCACGCCTGCGCCCTGGCCACGTTGCCCTTCGCCTCGTACAGCGCCACTGCGGCTCGCTCGCCCCCGGCTCCCACCAGCACCCCCGCTTCCCGGCTGGCGCGCATGTAGCGAGCCAGCTCTCCCACCCCCTCCCGTCCCAGCCGCTCCGTCAGCTGCCACGCGACGTTCCGCAGTACCTCCAGTCTCAGCTCTGGCAGAGACAGCCGCGCTCCGGCTCCTTCCGTCCGAGCCAGGAACCGGGCTCCCTTGCCACCGGCGTACAGCGCCGCCAGCAGTGCCGCTGGCGCCAGCTCCCGCGTGGCCTGCTCGTACTGCCCCTTCACCAGCTCGCCCAGCCCGTGCGCCGTGCCCGCCGCCAGGTGGTAGAAGCCCAGCGGCACTCCGAAGCTCAGCTGATCGAAGGCGCCCAGCGCCACGTTGCCTGGAGCAAAGTGCTCTCGTGCCAGCACGCGTTCCAGCTCCCACTGCGCCTGCTGGTACGAGGGCGGCAACTGCTGGAGCTGCTCGGACATGGTGGCGTAGCGAGCCCCATCACTGCTCTGGGTGCCGTTGAGCGCGTCCGTGGCGGCCAGCCTCAGCCCTCGCAGCACGTCCGAGCCCTGCTCATGGCGCTCCGGGTAGTCGGAGAGCCTCAGGCCGCGCCGCTCCAACTCCTGGCACACTGCCTCCATGCGCCCCAGTGTCTGGCCCAGCTGCTTGTCCCGAGCCAGCAGCCGCAGTAGCGCGTCCAGCTCATCATCGAAGCTGGTGTGGACGATGAAGAGGGCGAACACCTGGGCGTAGGCGCCGTAGTCCCGCGTGGCCTTCAGCAGGAAGGAGGCCCGCCTGGCGACGAGGACCTGCGAGGCCTTGGCATCCACCAGCGGTCCCAGCGCGCCCAGCCGCACCGCGCCCCAGTCCCCCAGCCGCTCCACCAGCCGCGCCATGCCCACGCCGCGCTGCAGCGCCAGGTACTCCCTCAACGAGGGGCACGCCAACAGCGGCGCGAGCAGTTCCTCATCCCCGTCTGCCTCCCGTGGCCAGCCCTCGGGCACGAGCGCACAGCTCTGGGCCTCAGCCTCCTCCGGCTCAGCCGCCAGCGGAGCCCTTGAGGTTGCTGACCGCTGCACCGCCCCCCAGGAGAGGGCCAGTTCGCGGCGCTGGGCCCGCTGCCGGTAGAAGTCTCCCGAGCCGGGAAACGCCGGCACCGTGGCGCAGCCGGTGGCCAGCACCAACGCAAACAGCCCCAGCGCCCCCATGACGCGCCCCAGGCGCGGTAGGGCCCAGACCCGACTCATCCACATGAGAAGCCCCCCCTCACTCCGTGGAGGACCTCACGTTAGAGCAGCGCAGCCCTCAGCGGCGACGACGCTCCATGTCGGTCAGGCTGCCTCGAGCGAAACCCGGGCGCCATGCCCGGGCGCCGGGCTCACCCAGGCAGCAGCTGGCGGACGAGCTCCAGCAGCTTGCCGCGCTCCACCTCGCGCTTGACGATGTAGCCGTCCGCGCCAGCCTCGAGGCCCTCGGCCCGCTCCTCGGGGCTGTCGAGCGAGGTGACGAGGATGACGGGCGTCCGGTTGAGCGTCGGGTGCGCGCGGATGCGCCGCGTGAGCCCCACGCCATCCAGCCGCGGCATCTGCCAGTCGCTGACCACGAGCTGGCAGGGCGTGCGCTCCAGCACCTCCCAGGCCTCCTCGCCGTCCGAGGCGGTGACCACCGGATAGCCGGCGATCTCCAGCAGGGACTTCATGGCGAAGCGCGTGGTGAGCGCGTCGTCCGTCACCAGGATGCGCGGGCGGCGGATCTCGCCCGTGACGGAGCGCGTGCTCGGCGAGGCGGCGCGCAACAGCTCGGGCGCGTTGAGCACCGGCACCAGGCGGCCATCGTCCAGCACGGCCGCTCCGGCCAGGTGCGCCACACCCTTGAGGTGCGGCCCCAGCGCGCGGACGACGATCTCCTGCTGCCCCACCACCTCGTCGATGGCGAAGAGCACCCGGTCCTTACCGAGCGTCAGCAGCATCACCGTCTGCATCTTCCCGTTCTCGAGCGCCAGCGGCAGCCGGGGCAGACCGATGGCCTCCGCCAGCGAGAGGAAGACGAGCTGTTCGTCATCCACCCGCGCCATCACGCGGCCCGCCACCGTGCCCACGGCATCCGGGGCCAGGCGGAACACGCGCTGCACCATGTCCGAGGGGACGGCGACGATGGAGGTGCCCACGCGCACCAGCAGCCCCAGCGCGGAGGCCAGCGAGAGCGGCAGATCGACGACGAAGCGCGTGCCCTGCCCCGGCGTATACGTGACGTCCACCGCGCCCTGGAGGCGCTGGGCCGTGGCCAGCACCACGTCCAGGCCCACGCCGCGTCCGGACGTCTCCGTCACCTGATCGCGGGTGGAGAAGCCGGGCTGGAAGATGAGCCGCGCCGCCTGCGCGTCCGTGAGCTTGGCCGCGGCGTCCGCCGTCAGCAGCCCGCGCTTGACGGCCGTGGCCCGCACCCGATCCGGGCTCAGCCCCCCGCCGTCATCCTCCACGATGACCGCGACGCGGGTGCCCCGGGACTCCACGCGCACCCACAGCCGGCCCTTCTCGGACTTGCCCGCCTGACGCCGGTCCTGCGGCGACTCGATGCCGTGGTCGATGGCGTTGCGCACCAGGTGGAGCAGCGGATCCTTCAGCGCGTCCAGGATGCGGCGATCCAGCCGCACGTCTCCGCCCACGACGAACAGATCCACCTGCTTGCTCAGCCGCGCGCTCACCTCGCGCACCGTGCGCCGCAGCGGCTCGAGCACCTGGAGGGCCGGCACCATGCGCAGATCGCGCAGATCGTCGCGCACCACCTGGGCCACCAGGTTGAGCTGCTCACCCTCGCGAGTGCTGTCCTTCAGCAGCTCCACCAGTCGCTTCTGCATGCCGCGCAGATTGACGACGCCGGCCCGCAGCGGCTCCAGCGCCTCGCCGCCGCCCGTCAGGGACAGCTGCGACGCGGAGCGCTCCAGGTGCACGATGGTGTCGTGCGTGTTGTCGAGCAGATCCCTCAGGGCGTCGGTCCGGCGCGCCTGCAGGGCACGGCCCGCGATCAGGTGCTCCACCTGGAGCCCCAGCGACTCCAGCGTCTTCACCGAGACGCGCACCGCCTGATCGACGCCACCCTTGGCCTCGGCCGCCGCCGCGGGCGCTCCGGCCGCCTCACTGGCCGCGCGCAGCGCATTGGCCGCCTTCTTCGTCGGCTCGGGGACGGGCTCGGGCTCCGGCTCCCGGGGCGGGGGCTCGGGCGCCTTGGGCGCGGCGGCGGGAGGCTCGGGCGTCGCCGGGGTGAGCGCGCCCCGCAGCTCCACCAGCAGGCCGGTGAGATCCGACGCCGCGATGCTCGCGCCATCCCCCGGCTGCTCCATCTTCGCGAAGCCCGCCACCATCCGGTCGGCGAGCGGCGAGATGTGTGTCTCCTGGGCCGCCTCGGCGGTGATCTTGATCGAGCGCGCCAGCGCCACCGCCGTCCGCACGGTGTCCTCGCGGTCCGGCACGTTCGGCGAGCACAGCGCGATCAGCGCCGCCTCGAGCTTCTCCAGCACGCCCAGCGCGTCCTTGCGGAAGCGCTCGCCCGGCGACGGCTTCGTCTTGCCACTGGCCTGGTGCCCGAGCGCGGCCAGCAGCGACTCCAGGCCGTCGATGGCCGGCTCCTCGCCCGCGTCCCCCAGCCCCAGCGCCAGCTCGATGGAGGACAGCCCGCGCAGGGTGACTTCCACCACCTCGCGCGGCAGCCGATCGTCCGGGCGATACTTCGCCAGCCCATCCTCGATGGCGTGGACGACCTGCTCGATCTCCGAGAGGCCCAGGCTCGCGGCGGAGCCCTTCAGGCTGTGCACCAGCCGCTTCAGCGACGGGAGCAGATCCGGGTCCCGCCCGTCTGGCTCTTCCTCGAGCCCGAGCACCTTCGTGCCGATGGCCTGGATCTGCTCTCGCGTCTCCGCGGAGAAGATGGGCCAGATGCTCTTGAGCACCTGCGGGTCCATACGCCGTGCCTATCCTCGCCTCTCGGCGGACGGAGTGCCGAGCTGGGCCACATCGAGCACCGTCAGCCGGTCCGGAGTGAGGTGGAGGAAGGGGCCCGCGGGAGGCGCGGACAGCGTGGCGCGCAGCAGCTCCTGCCGCCCGTCCACCTGCTCCGCGGCGATGCCAAAGGCATCCCCCAGCAGATCCACCACCACCACCTTGCCCAGGTCGGACATGCCGCCGCCTTCCAGCCCGAGCAGCTGGCGCAGATCCAGCACCGGCACCACGCGCGAGCGAGAGACGAGCGCCCCCATCACGTGGCGGGGCGCGCCGGGCAGCGCGCACAGCCCGCGCGACTCCAGCACGTGATCCACCTGCTCGATGGGCACCGCGTAGCGCTCGCCACCCACGCGGAAGGTGAGCACGGTGATGACCGCGGGGCGAACCTCGTCGCGAGAGCTCGCCAGCCCGCGCGCGCGGGCCGACAGCACCTCGCGGCGCTTCTCGGGCGACACCTGCGCGTTCTCGATGAGCGCGCGCGCGTCATCCAGCCGCTGGAGGAGGCCGGAGTAGTCGATCTCGACCTTGGCGTCTTCCGTGGACATCCGTCGCTCAGCGGCCCGAGGGGCTCTTCACGGGGAGTTTCAGCAGCTCGCGCACCCGCTCACGCAGCTCGTCCACCGAGACGGGCTTGTTGAGGAAGGCGCTGGCGCCCACCAGCCGTCCGCGCTGCCGGCTGGCCTCGTCCTTGAGCGAGGTGAGCAGGAGGAAGGGCGTGGCGTGCAGCGTGGAGTCGGCCCGCACCGCCGCGCACAGCGCGAAGCCGTCCATCTCCGGCATCTGCACGTCGGAGATGACCAGATCCGGCTTGATCTCGCGCGCCTTGGACAGGCCCTGCACGCCGTTGCCCGCTTCGAAGAACTGGAGCCCCCACCCCATCAGGTACACCTGCAGGAGGTTCGTGATCGTCTTGGTGTCCTCGACGATCAAGACCTTCAGTGGTGCTCCCTTGGTCCCGGCCGTGTTCATACTCATAGCTGATATCTACCTACGAGCTCCGAGAACTTCTTGGAGAGGTTCGAGAGGTTACCCGCAACCTGTTCAATCTGACGCGTCCCATTGACGCTGTCAGCCATGGCCACCGACAGCTCGCTCATCGCCGTGGCGATCTGTTCGACGCCGATCGTCTGCTGCCGCGTGTTGCCCGCGATCTGCCGGGCGGCCGCGGAGGACTCCTTGATGACCTCGGCCAGGCCGAGGATGGCAGAGCCCGCGCTCTGCGCCAGCGCCATGGCGGCCTGGGCCCTGCGGCTGCCCTCGTCGGTGGCCGCCACCGCCGCCTTGGTGCCCTTCTGCACCTCGCCCAGCAGGCCGCGCACCTGGTTGGCGGCCACCTTGGACTGCTCGGCCAGCGCGCGCATCTCCATGGCCACCACCGCGAAGCCGCGGCCATGCTCGCCCGCCTTGGCCGCCTCGATGGAGGCGTTGAGCGCCAGCAGGTTGGACTGCTCGGCCACGTCCCTCACCGTGGTGATGATGTCGCCGATCTGCAGGGTGCGCTCGTTCAGCTCGGTGATGGCCACGGCGATGGCGCGCACCTGCTCACCCAGCTTCTCCATGCCGGCCACGCTCTCGGCCACCACCTTCTGGCCCTCGGTGGACAGCGCCTCGGAGCGCTGGGTGCCGCTGATCACCGAGTCCGCGTAGCTGGTGGCCTGCTTGGCCGTCTGGGCGATCTCCGCCACCGTAGTGCTCGTCTCGCTGATGGCGGAGGCCTGCTCGTGCGCCATGGCGGACTGCTGCGAGGAGGTGGTGAGCGCGCTGTTGGCCTCGCGCTCGATGTCCGCCGCCGCGGCGCGCAGGTCCGCCACCAGGTGCGTCACCGTCTGCGCCATCTGCCCGAAGCTCAGCGCCACCTCGCCGATCTCGTCGCTGGAGCGCACGTCGATCTGCTGGCGGAGATCTCCCGAGGCGATGCCCGCGGCCGCCTGCGTCAGCCGCTCCAGCGGCACCGTCACCAGCCGCGACAGCAGGGCCGCGGCGATCATGCACACCACCAGGGCCAGCACCCCGATGCCCACGGCCCGCAGCGCGCTCTGGCGCACCGACAGGGCCAGCGTGTCCATCTGGATGCCCACCTGGACCGTGCCCACCTGCGTCTGGCTCGCGCCCGCCGCGGGCTGGCGCGGATCCTCGGCGCGGCCGAAGAAGATGGGCGCCGAGGTCTCCAGCACCAGCCGGCCGCCGACCGTCTGCTCGCGCTCCACGGCCTGCAGCCCCTTGGCGGGGGCCACCTTCTCGGCCGCCGCGTAGGTCTTCCCGGTGGCGATCGCCAGCACCTCGCCCTGGGCGTCGCGCACCACCACGTACGCCACCTCCGGCACGTCGCGCAGCGTGGCGTCCGCGGCCTGCTGCAGGCTGACCTGGGAGTTGGCGGCGGTGTGGGCCGCCAGGTTGGTGGCCAGCTGGATGCTGACCACGCGTGCCCGCGAGGCCAGCTCCTGACGCAGGGCGCCTCTCATCTGCACGGTGAAAACGGCCGTGAGCAGGCCTGCCACCAGGCCGCCCGTCAGCCCGGTGATCAGCAGAATCTTCGTGCGCAGGCTGAGCCGTCCCACCGACCGACGCCCCGGCATGGACAGCTTGGTGCCTTGGACTTCCACATTGCCTCCCAGCTATCGCGAGCGCCCTACTGCGCCCCCTGCCAGCCCATCCGGTTCCTCGCGGCCAGCGCCTGACGCAGGCCTCCCGCCGTCATCGTCTCCACTCCCCGGAGCTGATGCTCGTCATCCAGTCCATCCAGCGCGCGCAGCGCGTTCTGCCGAGCCCGCTCCGCCTCCTCCCGCCGATTCAACCGCGTATAGAGCGTG
Above is a window of Hyalangium gracile DNA encoding:
- a CDS encoding methyl-accepting chemotaxis protein, with protein sequence MEVQGTKLSMPGRRSVGRLSLRTKILLITGLTGGLVAGLLTAVFTVQMRGALRQELASRARVVSIQLATNLAAHTAANSQVSLQQAADATLRDVPEVAYVVVRDAQGEVLAIATGKTYAAAEKVAPAKGLQAVEREQTVGGRLVLETSAPIFFGRAEDPRQPAAGASQTQVGTVQVGIQMDTLALSVRQSALRAVGIGVLALVVCMIAAALLSRLVTVPLERLTQAAAGIASGDLRQQIDVRSSDEIGEVALSFGQMAQTVTHLVADLRAAAADIEREANSALTTSSQQSAMAHEQASAISETSTTVAEIAQTAKQATSYADSVISGTQRSEALSTEGQKVVAESVAGMEKLGEQVRAIAVAITELNERTLQIGDIITTVRDVAEQSNLLALNASIEAAKAGEHGRGFAVVAMEMRALAEQSKVAANQVRGLLGEVQKGTKAAVAATDEGSRRAQAAMALAQSAGSAILGLAEVIKESSAAARQIAGNTRQQTIGVEQIATAMSELSVAMADSVNGTRQIEQVAGNLSNLSKKFSELVGRYQL
- a CDS encoding response regulator gives rise to the protein MNTAGTKGAPLKVLIVEDTKTITNLLQVYLMGWGLQFFEAGNGVQGLSKAREIKPDLVISDVQMPEMDGFALCAAVRADSTLHATPFLLLTSLKDEASRQRGRLVGASAFLNKPVSVDELRERVRELLKLPVKSPSGR
- a CDS encoding heparinase II/III family protein, with translation MGTFDYYTALVRLAPAAVARSAVRRVQGVARQALYRRRYPVDELRLLQAYGATSAQELASRFLETRNTGIWCEGQQRRSVLQALEAVPGARERALERAQAALFQEFMVFGTRVAFGEGRPVDWSLDPLSGYRYPLEPVEQLRLLRPGSDPKYPWVLGRLDSLVALAQGYWVEQEPAARARYARGFVLQTLDFLQANPLGHGVQWACPMEVALRAANLAQALAMFAEAPEIQRPEFLVPVLSALAEHADWVEAHLEDRGAVPNNHLVSNYVGLLLVGLLFPELPGAPRQVGLAVKGLRAQMEAQVHAEGTSFEGSTPYHRLAVELFTLAQVVALGAGVDLGKGYSERLVRMFQATRAWCSEQGLAPQIGDNDSGRVFPLRERADLEHGYLSPLGAALFGEPSLAGGDFPDEAAWLLGRPGLERFQSLPPAAPPSSVSFPEGGFHVLRGAEAVVTVSAGRQGQRGVGGHSHNDKLSFELHLRGQPLIVDPGTGTYTRNASLRNTFRGTAAHNTLQVDGVEQVPFSRERLFALPEEARARVEVFQPGTQLDRLTVRHDGYRLLSSPVGVERTFFLDKRERALAVTDRLVGTGAHDVVGRLHLPDTYARLRAPERDEVTRALRVPDAPRAFEPLAVELGPEGEARALVLFASGLAPRLESSSYSPGYGQVKQACVVIYGARRVPPAWLRWVVVFL
- a CDS encoding histidine kinase dimerization/phospho-acceptor domain-containing protein produces the protein MSAVAEHALRDGALAGLEALMNEALRLTGVAGIALHEGRVRIAEAGLRPPPPSRSRAVQALPVGDGRATLAILSERISAEQQELLTRIARLAGTLLVARRREVATQTRQLQLCQERRKLERELTYRECARSRASHDLRTPLLVIKGYLEMMRKGMAGPLSPTMERYAERMASSAQDMNTLIVQQLSRGGAPEDLLCLLTDAFEPLKKTQNISLSLECAAQSVPVRGPGPVLAQLARMLARDVSATRARAVSVKLDPQEKLGMWRLRVSTDKHRALPARKVARLEHLVLRLGGTLSIQDETPFELRVHLPAVGFTSVHR
- a CDS encoding hybrid sensor histidine kinase/response regulator, with protein sequence MDPQVLKSIWPIFSAETREQIQAIGTKVLGLEEEPDGRDPDLLPSLKRLVHSLKGSAASLGLSEIEQVVHAIEDGLAKYRPDDRLPREVVEVTLRGLSSIELALGLGDAGEEPAIDGLESLLAALGHQASGKTKPSPGERFRKDALGVLEKLEAALIALCSPNVPDREDTVRTAVALARSIKITAEAAQETHISPLADRMVAGFAKMEQPGDGASIAASDLTGLLVELRGALTPATPEPPAAAPKAPEPPPREPEPEPVPEPTKKAANALRAASEAAGAPAAAAEAKGGVDQAVRVSVKTLESLGLQVEHLIAGRALQARRTDALRDLLDNTHDTIVHLERSASQLSLTGGGEALEPLRAGVVNLRGMQKRLVELLKDSTREGEQLNLVAQVVRDDLRDLRMVPALQVLEPLRRTVREVSARLSKQVDLFVVGGDVRLDRRILDALKDPLLHLVRNAIDHGIESPQDRRQAGKSEKGRLWVRVESRGTRVAVIVEDDGGGLSPDRVRATAVKRGLLTADAAAKLTDAQAARLIFQPGFSTRDQVTETSGRGVGLDVVLATAQRLQGAVDVTYTPGQGTRFVVDLPLSLASALGLLVRVGTSIVAVPSDMVQRVFRLAPDAVGTVAGRVMARVDDEQLVFLSLAEAIGLPRLPLALENGKMQTVMLLTLGKDRVLFAIDEVVGQQEIVVRALGPHLKGVAHLAGAAVLDDGRLVPVLNAPELLRAASPSTRSVTGEIRRPRILVTDDALTTRFAMKSLLEIAGYPVVTASDGEEAWEVLERTPCQLVVSDWQMPRLDGVGLTRRIRAHPTLNRTPVILVTSLDSPEERAEGLEAGADGYIVKREVERGKLLELVRQLLPG
- a CDS encoding chemotaxis protein CheW — encoded protein: MSTEDAKVEIDYSGLLQRLDDARALIENAQVSPEKRREVLSARARGLASSRDEVRPAVITVLTFRVGGERYAVPIEQVDHVLESRGLCALPGAPRHVMGALVSRSRVVPVLDLRQLLGLEGGGMSDLGKVVVVDLLGDAFGIAAEQVDGRQELLRATLSAPPAGPFLHLTPDRLTVLDVAQLGTPSAERRG